Proteins encoded by one window of Gemmatimonadaceae bacterium:
- a CDS encoding dihydrolipoamide acetyltransferase family protein, giving the protein MARIDVVMPQMGESIAEGTLSKWLKKVGDSVKRDEPMFEISTDKVDAEIPAPASGVIAEILVKEGQTVPVDTLVARLETDVTAAVPAPAAPAPAPAAPAKAVAPVAASAAPSTEKPSEPPPAAPPPAAPHGNGASLEERLRTKSSPLVRRMAAEHGVEISGLHGSGVAGRVTKKDLLEFLESGAKAPPKVGGVAPVHAGSLPLPEPWPGDVVEPMTKMRALISEHMVASRHTSAHVSTFFEVDFTRIARIRAKNRAEFEKATGEKLTYMPFILKAVVDGLKAIPVVNASVRGNEVIYRKPINLGIAVALEWGLIVPVIKGADNLSLTGLTRTLNDLANRARTKRLDPREVQDGTFTITNPGVFGSLTGTPIINQPQVAILCVGAIEKRPKVVTGPEGEDMLAIRTCSYLSLSFDHRVVDGADADKFMSFVKRSLETFPETVL; this is encoded by the coding sequence GTGGCACGTATAGACGTCGTGATGCCCCAGATGGGGGAATCGATCGCCGAGGGCACACTGTCGAAGTGGCTCAAGAAGGTCGGCGACTCGGTCAAGCGCGACGAACCGATGTTCGAGATCTCGACGGACAAGGTCGACGCCGAGATTCCGGCGCCGGCGAGCGGTGTCATCGCCGAGATCCTCGTGAAGGAAGGGCAGACGGTTCCGGTCGACACGCTGGTCGCGCGTCTCGAGACCGACGTGACCGCGGCCGTCCCGGCGCCCGCTGCTCCCGCGCCGGCGCCCGCCGCTCCGGCCAAGGCCGTGGCCCCGGTTGCCGCATCCGCTGCACCTTCGACCGAGAAACCGTCCGAGCCACCACCTGCCGCGCCGCCGCCCGCCGCTCCTCACGGCAACGGCGCATCGCTCGAGGAACGTCTCCGCACCAAGTCCTCGCCCCTCGTCCGCCGCATGGCGGCGGAGCACGGCGTCGAGATCTCCGGACTCCACGGCAGCGGTGTCGCCGGGCGCGTCACGAAGAAAGACCTGCTCGAGTTTCTCGAATCCGGCGCCAAGGCTCCGCCGAAGGTCGGCGGCGTAGCGCCGGTGCATGCTGGATCGCTGCCGCTCCCCGAGCCGTGGCCGGGCGACGTCGTCGAGCCCATGACCAAGATGCGCGCGCTGATCAGCGAGCACATGGTGGCGTCGCGGCACACGTCCGCGCACGTGAGCACGTTCTTCGAGGTCGACTTCACGCGGATCGCGCGGATTCGGGCGAAGAATCGCGCCGAGTTCGAAAAGGCGACGGGCGAGAAGCTCACCTACATGCCGTTCATCCTGAAGGCGGTCGTCGACGGGCTCAAGGCGATCCCGGTCGTGAACGCTTCCGTGCGCGGCAACGAGGTCATCTACCGGAAGCCGATCAACCTGGGCATCGCCGTCGCGCTCGAGTGGGGCTTGATCGTGCCCGTCATCAAGGGCGCCGACAACCTCTCGTTGACGGGCCTGACTCGTACGCTCAACGACCTCGCCAACCGCGCACGCACCAAGCGGCTCGACCCGCGCGAAGTGCAGGACGGGACGTTCACGATCACGAACCCGGGCGTGTTCGGCTCGCTCACAGGCACGCCGATCATCAACCAGCCGCAGGTCGCGATCCTCTGTGTGGGCGCGATCGAAAAACGGCCCAAGGTCGTCACCGGTCCGGAAGGCGAAGACATGCTCGCCATCCGGACCTGTTCGTATCTCTCTCTCTCGTTCGACCACCGCGTCGTCGACGGCGCGGACGCCGACAAATTCATGAGCTTCGTAAAGCGAAGTCTCGAAACCTTCCCCGAGACGGTGCTCTGA
- a CDS encoding PHP domain-containing protein, producing MTSPSARMGGSDAATFVDLHVHSTASDGTRAPEDVVREAKRVGLSAIALTDHDTLDGIAPAAAAGAALGVRVVPGIELSAVEGDAETHILGLHLSDTRHLDAQLIALRQMRRGRAERIVLRLNELGVRIEMAAVLEQAAGGAIGRPHVARAMIAEGWAVDFRDAFDRYLGSGRPAYIPKERLSAADAIAAIHGAGGLAVLAHPAQSGTRDRIEAFAHEGIDGVEVRHPSHSPEDIARLTALVDFFGLVPSGGSDWHGAAEGARTLGMMRVPEAWLERQDARIRDRAA from the coding sequence GTGACGTCGCCCTCTGCGCGCATGGGAGGGAGCGACGCCGCCACCTTCGTCGATCTGCACGTCCATTCGACCGCGTCCGATGGAACGCGCGCGCCGGAAGACGTGGTTCGCGAAGCGAAGCGCGTCGGTCTGTCGGCGATCGCGTTGACCGACCACGACACGCTCGACGGAATCGCGCCGGCGGCCGCGGCCGGAGCCGCCCTTGGCGTTCGCGTCGTTCCGGGAATCGAGTTGAGCGCCGTCGAAGGCGACGCCGAGACTCACATTCTCGGGCTGCACCTGTCGGACACGCGGCATCTGGACGCGCAACTGATCGCATTGCGCCAGATGCGGCGCGGGCGCGCGGAACGGATCGTGCTTCGCCTGAACGAGCTCGGAGTGCGAATCGAGATGGCGGCGGTCCTGGAGCAAGCGGCAGGCGGTGCGATCGGCCGCCCGCACGTCGCTCGAGCGATGATCGCCGAGGGCTGGGCCGTCGATTTTCGCGACGCGTTCGACCGCTACCTGGGAAGCGGACGTCCGGCGTACATCCCGAAGGAGAGGCTGAGCGCGGCCGACGCGATCGCGGCCATCCACGGCGCCGGCGGGCTCGCGGTTCTCGCGCACCCCGCGCAATCCGGCACGCGCGATCGTATCGAGGCGTTCGCACACGAGGGCATCGACGGCGTCGAAGTACGACACCCGAGCCATTCACCCGAAGACATCGCCCGCCTCACCGCGTTGGTGGATTTCTTCGGGCTCGTCCCGAGCGGCGGCTCCGATTGGCATGGCGCCGCGGAGGGCGCGCGAACGCTCGGCATGATGCGGGTCCCGGAGGCGTGGCTCGAGCGGCAGGACGCCCGCATTCGCGACCGCGCGGCGTAG
- a CDS encoding SDR family oxidoreductase: MELNGKRALVTGAGHRVGRAIALGLGARKMRVAVHYNSTADGAKETLREIEKLGGSGDTFGADLTRPDEITGLVDTVVNRFGALDVLVNSAAIMERTPLGETDASEWDKIMALNLRAPFLLSQAAAPHLRRAQGVIVNIADLAAFETWPGYLVHGLSKSGVVYLTRALARVLAPEIRVGAVAPGTVLLPDGWSEADAERLRGTTPLQRNGSPEDVSDAVLFILGADYFTGDTIIVDGGRHIRK; the protein is encoded by the coding sequence ATGGAGCTGAACGGAAAGAGGGCCCTCGTAACCGGAGCGGGCCATCGCGTGGGCCGAGCGATCGCGCTCGGCCTTGGAGCGCGGAAGATGCGCGTCGCCGTGCATTACAACTCGACCGCCGACGGCGCGAAGGAAACGCTGCGCGAGATCGAGAAGCTCGGCGGATCGGGCGATACGTTCGGCGCGGACCTCACTCGTCCCGATGAAATCACCGGTCTCGTCGACACGGTCGTGAATCGGTTCGGCGCGCTCGACGTGCTCGTGAACTCGGCGGCCATCATGGAGCGCACTCCGCTCGGCGAGACCGACGCGTCCGAGTGGGACAAGATCATGGCGCTGAATCTCCGGGCGCCGTTCCTCCTGTCGCAGGCCGCTGCTCCGCATTTGCGTCGCGCCCAGGGAGTGATCGTCAACATCGCCGACCTCGCCGCGTTCGAAACGTGGCCGGGTTATCTCGTTCACGGGTTGTCGAAATCGGGCGTCGTGTACCTGACGCGTGCGCTCGCCCGTGTTCTCGCGCCGGAGATTCGCGTCGGAGCAGTCGCGCCGGGAACGGTGCTCCTGCCGGACGGCTGGAGCGAGGCCGACGCCGAGCGTCTTCGGGGCACGACGCCGCTCCAGCGAAACGGCAGCCCGGAGGATGTCTCGGACGCCGTTCTGTTCATCCTCGGCGCGGACTACTTCACCGGAGACACCATCATCGTCGACGGCGGGCGACACATTCGTAAGTGA
- the trxB gene encoding thioredoxin-disulfide reductase, whose protein sequence is MGTTYNYDVVIIGAGPAGMCAGLYAGRAMLHAVILEKGFPGGELLNTELIEDYPGFEHILGQDLAQKFADHAAKFGAEIRTGVYVDRVERLDDGTFSTRTDSGDVYCSPAVIITAGGTPIKLGIPGEIEYAGKGVSYCAICDGAFFRKQTIAVVGGGDAATEEADFLTRYADKVYLIHRRDELRASKILQERLFANPKVEVIWNAVVDEVQADGQGLVSNLRLREVTTEETRDLAVTGMFVFIGFRPNTGIVAEHVEHDDMGYFKTDANMETSVRGLFAAGDVRSQLTRQVTTAVGDATTAAIAVEKYLKARADGNPSEPIVGMGGYTA, encoded by the coding sequence GTGGGGACTACCTACAATTACGACGTCGTAATCATCGGAGCGGGCCCCGCGGGAATGTGCGCCGGACTGTACGCCGGACGCGCGATGCTTCACGCCGTCATCCTCGAGAAGGGCTTTCCGGGAGGCGAGCTGCTGAACACCGAGCTCATCGAGGACTATCCCGGCTTCGAGCACATTCTCGGACAGGACCTCGCCCAGAAGTTCGCCGATCACGCCGCGAAGTTCGGCGCGGAGATTCGTACGGGGGTGTACGTCGATCGCGTGGAGCGATTGGATGACGGGACATTCTCGACGCGGACGGATTCGGGCGACGTCTACTGCTCGCCGGCGGTCATCATCACCGCGGGCGGCACGCCGATCAAGCTCGGAATTCCCGGCGAGATCGAGTACGCGGGGAAGGGAGTTTCCTACTGCGCGATCTGCGACGGCGCATTCTTCCGGAAGCAGACGATCGCCGTCGTCGGTGGCGGTGACGCCGCGACCGAAGAGGCGGACTTCCTCACCCGCTACGCCGACAAGGTCTATCTGATCCACCGCCGCGACGAGCTGCGCGCATCGAAGATTCTGCAAGAGCGCTTGTTCGCGAACCCGAAGGTCGAGGTCATTTGGAATGCCGTCGTCGACGAGGTGCAGGCCGACGGACAGGGGCTCGTCAGCAATCTGCGTCTGCGCGAGGTCACTACCGAAGAGACGCGCGACCTCGCGGTGACGGGCATGTTCGTATTCATCGGGTTCCGGCCGAACACCGGCATCGTCGCGGAGCACGTCGAGCACGACGACATGGGCTACTTCAAGACGGACGCGAACATGGAGACGAGCGTCCGCGGACTCTTCGCGGCGGGCGACGTTCGCTCGCAGCTCACGCGACAGGTGACCACCGCGGTCGGCGACGCGACGACGGCGGCGATCGCGGTCGAGAAATACCTCAAGGCGCGCGCGGACGGAAATCCGAGCGAGCCGATCGTGGGCATGGGAGGCTACACGGCGTGA
- a CDS encoding MBL fold metallo-hydrolase — protein MKILAATVGEFQENTYLVVDEATGRAIVVDPGAEPERIVKWIRASGAALDAVWLTHAHLDHVGAVAAVKREWRVPVYMHPADAPTLARAPQAAAGYDIQFEAPPAPDRELAEGDSLSVGDLTFSVMHVPGHAPGHVVFHGNGVVLGGDLLFAGSIGRTDLPLADPRAMEESLVRIGELDENLVVYPGHGPATTIGRERASNPFLLGVAHSRSR, from the coding sequence GTGAAGATCCTGGCGGCGACGGTGGGTGAATTTCAGGAAAACACCTATCTCGTCGTCGACGAGGCGACGGGCCGCGCGATCGTCGTCGACCCGGGCGCGGAGCCCGAGCGCATCGTGAAATGGATCCGCGCTTCAGGCGCGGCGCTCGATGCCGTGTGGTTGACGCACGCGCATCTCGATCACGTCGGCGCCGTCGCCGCGGTGAAGCGCGAGTGGCGGGTGCCGGTCTACATGCATCCTGCCGACGCCCCGACGCTCGCCCGCGCGCCGCAGGCGGCCGCCGGGTACGACATCCAGTTCGAGGCGCCGCCGGCGCCCGATCGCGAGCTCGCCGAGGGAGACTCGCTCTCGGTGGGCGATCTCACGTTTTCGGTGATGCACGTGCCGGGGCACGCGCCGGGGCATGTCGTCTTTCACGGCAACGGCGTCGTATTGGGCGGTGACCTGCTCTTCGCCGGCTCGATCGGGCGAACGGATCTGCCGCTCGCCGATCCGCGCGCCATGGAGGAATCGCTCGTGCGCATCGGCGAGTTGGACGAAAACCTCGTCGTGTATCCCGGCCATGGCCCGGCGACGACCATCGGACGCGAGCGCGCGTCGAACCCGTTCCTGCTCGGCGTCGCGCATTCACGGAGTCGCTAG
- a CDS encoding DUF4149 domain-containing protein, translating to MAAPQSPVSLVFELVALSLWLGAAVLFAAVVAPALFAVLPSRASAGEVVGRVLPVVLWAGIVVSLIVGFIEAVAQQVILTKNWSLRSQPPDLNDVVHFSGYRVAGQRAGAGFLIALACGYALVLGQRIDKLLASAGGSIEVLSPSDPRRIDFGRMHAWSVAALGVAMLSAAGLAISVVRRLLGTRAARRTFQQSLEPSHHA from the coding sequence GTGGCCGCGCCGCAGAGTCCGGTGTCGCTCGTATTCGAGCTGGTGGCGTTGAGCCTCTGGCTCGGCGCGGCCGTATTGTTCGCCGCCGTCGTGGCGCCCGCGTTGTTCGCGGTGCTGCCCAGTCGCGCGAGCGCGGGCGAGGTCGTCGGGCGCGTTTTGCCGGTCGTGCTCTGGGCGGGCATCGTCGTCTCGCTCATCGTGGGTTTCATCGAGGCCGTCGCCCAGCAGGTGATACTCACCAAGAATTGGAGTCTCCGCTCGCAGCCGCCGGACCTGAACGACGTGGTCCATTTCAGCGGCTACCGCGTGGCGGGCCAGCGCGCCGGCGCGGGTTTTCTCATCGCGCTGGCGTGCGGGTACGCGCTGGTGCTCGGGCAGCGAATCGACAAGCTGCTGGCGAGCGCCGGCGGATCGATCGAAGTCCTGTCCCCGAGCGATCCGCGCCGGATCGACTTCGGCCGCATGCATGCCTGGAGTGTCGCGGCGTTGGGTGTCGCGATGCTCTCCGCCGCGGGGCTGGCCATTTCCGTCGTGCGACGCCTTCTCGGGACCCGCGCGGCACGGCGAACCTTTCAACAGAGTTTAGAACCCTCTCATCATGCCTGA
- a CDS encoding aspartate ammonia-lyase — MPDTRREKDPLGPLDVPADAMYGVQTLRAKQNFPISGLLPLEPFVVAQVWIKKAAALTHKETGRLDARLADAIVAAADEVLSGQHREHFIVDPYQAGAGTSHNMNANEVLANRANEILGGKRGEYAPVHPNDHVNMAQSTNDTIPTAIRLACLSQLDALTRAFEALRRALANKGQEFDDIVKAGRTHLQDAMPIRLGQEFTAYAGSIARGMRRVTEAADYLRDLGIGGSAVGTGVTVEEEYPPLMVRNLKEISGLDLREGEDRIQLMQSMGDVAGFSASLRVLAIDLSKIASDLRLMVMGPRTGIDEITLPAVQPGSSIMPGKINPSIPEMVNQVCFQVMGLDTTVAIASEHGQLELNVMMPVIGFNVLLAMRILTNATNALTERCINGIQANREMCAYWVERSAALATALAPQIGYARAAEISKQSVKEGILIRDLVKRDGILPPDETDEVLDLRKMTEIGVPGGKYGASAGG; from the coding sequence ATGCCTGATACACGTCGCGAAAAAGACCCCCTCGGGCCGCTCGACGTTCCCGCCGACGCGATGTACGGCGTGCAGACCCTCCGCGCCAAGCAGAACTTTCCGATCAGCGGCCTCCTGCCGCTCGAACCGTTCGTCGTCGCGCAGGTCTGGATCAAGAAAGCCGCGGCGCTGACGCATAAGGAGACCGGCCGGCTCGACGCGCGTCTCGCCGACGCGATCGTCGCGGCGGCCGACGAAGTGCTGAGCGGCCAGCACCGCGAGCATTTCATCGTCGACCCGTATCAGGCGGGCGCCGGAACGTCGCACAACATGAACGCGAACGAGGTGCTCGCGAACCGCGCCAACGAGATCCTCGGCGGCAAACGCGGCGAGTACGCGCCGGTGCATCCGAACGACCACGTGAACATGGCGCAGTCGACGAACGACACGATCCCGACGGCGATTCGCCTCGCGTGTCTGTCGCAGCTCGACGCCCTCACGCGCGCGTTCGAAGCGCTGCGCCGCGCGCTGGCGAACAAAGGCCAGGAGTTCGACGACATCGTCAAGGCCGGCCGCACGCACCTTCAGGACGCGATGCCGATTCGTCTTGGCCAGGAGTTCACCGCGTACGCGGGCTCGATCGCCCGCGGCATGCGCCGCGTGACCGAAGCCGCGGACTATCTGCGCGACCTCGGCATCGGCGGCAGCGCCGTGGGAACGGGCGTCACCGTCGAAGAGGAATACCCGCCGTTGATGGTGCGGAATCTCAAAGAGATCTCCGGACTCGATCTGCGCGAAGGCGAGGATCGCATCCAGCTGATGCAGAGCATGGGCGACGTGGCCGGGTTCAGCGCGTCGTTGCGCGTGCTCGCGATCGACCTCAGCAAGATCGCCAGCGATCTGCGCCTCATGGTCATGGGTCCGCGCACCGGCATCGACGAAATCACGCTGCCTGCCGTGCAGCCGGGATCGTCCATCATGCCGGGCAAGATCAATCCGTCGATTCCCGAGATGGTGAACCAGGTGTGCTTCCAGGTAATGGGGCTCGACACCACGGTCGCCATCGCGTCCGAGCATGGGCAGCTCGAGTTGAACGTCATGATGCCCGTCATCGGATTCAACGTGCTGCTCGCGATGCGCATTCTCACCAACGCGACCAACGCGCTCACCGAGCGATGCATCAACGGCATCCAGGCGAACCGCGAGATGTGCGCGTACTGGGTGGAGCGTTCGGCGGCTCTCGCTACGGCGCTCGCTCCACAGATCGGTTACGCCCGCGCGGCGGAGATCAGCAAACAGTCGGTCAAGGAAGGGATCCTGATTCGCGATCTCGTGAAGCGCGACGGCATCCTCCCGCCGGACGAGACCGACGAAGTGCTCGACCTGCGCAAAATGACCGAGATCGGCGTTCCGGGCGGCAAGTACGGCGCTTCGGCCGGCGGCTGA
- a CDS encoding Rrf2 family transcriptional regulator, with translation MRITTLAEYGVICALHLARRASEGPITGREIADLERLPSDYVEQILLRLRRANLVRSTRGARGGYALARPADRISIRDVIEASETMTFDLHCVSHPVGEERCSSSHNCSIRPVWMLLQRKIDDVLGGVCLADLLAEESEVRSRVGLAPLAEEPDARALPVLQS, from the coding sequence ATGCGCATCACAACGCTCGCCGAGTACGGCGTCATCTGCGCGCTGCACCTCGCGCGTCGCGCGTCCGAGGGCCCGATCACCGGCCGTGAGATCGCCGACCTCGAGCGCCTGCCGTCCGACTATGTCGAGCAGATTCTGCTCCGGCTCCGGCGGGCGAATCTCGTGCGAAGCACGCGCGGCGCGCGCGGAGGCTACGCGCTCGCCCGCCCGGCAGACCGCATCTCGATCCGCGACGTCATCGAAGCGTCGGAGACGATGACGTTCGACCTGCACTGCGTGTCGCACCCGGTGGGCGAGGAACGCTGCTCGTCGTCGCACAACTGCAGCATCCGCCCGGTCTGGATGCTGCTTCAGCGCAAGATCGACGACGTGCTCGGCGGCGTGTGCCTCGCCGATCTGCTGGCGGAAGAGAGTGAGGTACGATCGCGCGTCGGCTTGGCGCCGTTGGCCGAGGAACCCGACGCCAGAGCGCTGCCCGTCCTCCAGTCCTGA